A part of Pseudoalteromonas arctica A 37-1-2 genomic DNA contains:
- a CDS encoding DUF4124 domain-containing protein, producing MKYFTYLAISIMAIAVISLFYLKKPDGQTWLSASSISSESQQIKEKMVALSSNTLDQAVQGVKQAGDKIASSISDEPMPESTTSSSKIFKWQDETGQWHFSDTPNPHAKSIEVKLDPKDITVIAAEDTSILNTSPSTNTMSAAPEGISILNPDSVKKLFNDAENVKDKLEKRNKEINNLSAL from the coding sequence ATGAAATACTTTACCTACTTAGCTATATCAATCATGGCTATTGCAGTTATCTCTTTGTTTTATTTAAAAAAGCCCGATGGTCAAACATGGCTTTCTGCATCATCAATTAGCAGTGAATCTCAGCAAATTAAAGAAAAAATGGTTGCGCTATCTAGCAATACTTTGGACCAAGCAGTGCAGGGAGTTAAGCAAGCTGGCGATAAAATTGCGAGCAGTATTTCTGATGAACCAATGCCTGAAAGTACTACCTCAAGCAGCAAAATTTTTAAGTGGCAAGACGAAACAGGCCAATGGCACTTTTCTGATACACCTAACCCGCATGCAAAAAGTATTGAAGTAAAACTCGATCCTAAAGATATTACTGTTATTGCAGCAGAAGACACGTCTATTTTAAATACCTCTCCAAGTACAAATACAATGTCGGCTGCACCAGAGGGGATTAGTATTTTGAACCCAGACTCTGTTAAAAAGCTATTTAATGATGCCGAAAATGTAAAAGACAAACTAGAAAAACGTAATAAAGAAATTAATAATTTAAGTGCACTTTAA
- a CDS encoding phosphoadenylyl-sulfate reductase, whose protein sequence is MSEFKNILQLDKQSQTAMLADANGLLANRSAEQRVAWALDNLPNTAFLSSSFGIQAAVMLHLMTSQRPDIPVVLTDTGYLFPETYQFIEQMSERLSLNLKVYRAPLSPAWQEAKFGKLWEKGEDGIKQYNQLNKVEPMTRALKEIEAGTWFSGLRRDQSSTRADKQFVEISRGTVKVYPIIEWSNRDVYQYLTKHDLPYHPLWEQGYVSMGDVHTTRKLEPGMTEEETRFFGLNRECGLHMDGDGI, encoded by the coding sequence ATGAGTGAATTTAAAAACATTTTACAGCTAGATAAACAAAGCCAAACGGCTATGTTAGCTGATGCTAATGGTTTACTAGCGAATAGGAGCGCAGAACAGCGTGTTGCATGGGCGCTTGATAACTTGCCTAATACGGCTTTTTTATCATCTAGCTTTGGTATTCAAGCGGCAGTAATGCTGCATTTAATGACCTCACAACGTCCAGATATTCCCGTTGTATTAACCGATACAGGCTATTTGTTTCCTGAAACGTATCAGTTTATTGAGCAAATGAGTGAGCGTTTATCACTTAACTTAAAGGTGTATAGAGCGCCGCTTAGCCCAGCATGGCAAGAGGCTAAATTTGGTAAACTATGGGAGAAAGGCGAAGACGGCATTAAGCAATATAATCAGCTTAATAAAGTAGAGCCGATGACCCGTGCGTTAAAAGAAATAGAAGCGGGCACGTGGTTTAGTGGTTTGCGCCGCGATCAATCATCTACACGTGCTGATAAACAGTTTGTAGAAATTAGCCGTGGTACCGTTAAAGTGTACCCGATTATTGAATGGTCTAACCGCGACGTGTATCAGTATCTTACTAAGCACGATTTACCTTACCACCCATTATGGGAGCAAGGTTATGTGTCTATGGGAGACGTACATACAACACGTAAGTTAGAACCAGGAATGACAGAGGAAGAAACTCGCTTTTTTGGTTTAAACCGAGAATGCGGACTACACATGGATGGTGACGGTATTTAA